From Actinoplanes oblitus, a single genomic window includes:
- a CDS encoding sterol desaturase family protein → MIPAVLYAVPAFLLLIVMEALSYRFLPDDEERGYEARDTATSLTMGAGSQVIGFPWKLFTAVVYAGLYVLSPIKLDPHHWWVWVLLFFADDLAYYWFHRLHHEVRVLWASHVVHHSSQFYNLSTALRQSWTPMTSLPFWLPLALLGLPPWMIFLQQSISLAYQFFLHTERVDRLPRPIEWFFNTPSHHRVHHGSNDPYLDRNYGGILIIWDRLFRSFEPEGEPVTYGLTTNITTYNPLKVATHEYAAIWRDLRAATTWRNRLGYVFGRPGWQPAG, encoded by the coding sequence ATGATCCCCGCCGTCCTCTACGCCGTCCCGGCGTTCCTGCTGCTGATCGTCATGGAGGCGCTGTCCTACCGTTTCCTGCCCGACGACGAGGAGCGCGGCTACGAAGCCCGCGACACCGCCACCAGCCTGACCATGGGCGCCGGCAGCCAGGTGATCGGCTTCCCGTGGAAGCTGTTCACCGCGGTTGTCTACGCCGGCCTCTACGTGCTCAGCCCGATCAAGCTGGACCCGCACCACTGGTGGGTCTGGGTGCTGCTGTTCTTCGCCGACGACCTCGCCTACTACTGGTTCCACCGGCTGCATCACGAGGTCCGGGTGCTCTGGGCCAGCCACGTGGTGCACCACTCCAGCCAGTTCTACAACCTGTCCACCGCGCTGCGGCAGAGCTGGACCCCGATGACGTCGCTGCCGTTCTGGCTGCCGCTGGCGCTGCTCGGCCTCCCACCGTGGATGATCTTCCTGCAGCAGTCGATCAGCCTGGCGTACCAGTTCTTCCTGCACACCGAGCGCGTCGACCGGCTACCCCGGCCGATCGAGTGGTTCTTCAACACGCCGTCGCACCACCGGGTGCACCACGGGTCCAACGATCCGTACCTGGACCGCAACTACGGCGGCATCCTGATCATCTGGGACCGGCTGTTCCGCAGCTTCGAGCCCGAGGGCGAGCCGGTCACCTACGGTCTGACCACGAACATCACCACCTACAACCCGCTCAAGGTGGCGACCCATGAGTACGCGGCGATCTGGCGCGACCTGCGTGCCGCGACGACCTGGCGGAACCGTCTCGGCTACGTGTTCGGCCGTCCCGGCTGGCAGCCGGCCGGATGA
- a CDS encoding lysoplasmalogenase: MKRKVFIAVAILEVIAVAADWPALQWLTKPLLAPLLIWYVGERNRLSAALAFAFLGDVALLLDGRPAFLAGMLFFLGAQLCFLTAFLRRARPRVPAFAAYAIVWAAVNALLWSRLGALRLPILIYSLALAAMAAAAVGVSRRTALGGALFLLSDLMIGVGAAGLHLPASGVLIMTTYAAALYLIVTGFAARKPDVAYAHSA, from the coding sequence ATGAAGCGGAAAGTCTTCATCGCCGTCGCGATCCTCGAGGTGATCGCGGTGGCGGCCGACTGGCCCGCCCTGCAGTGGCTCACGAAGCCCCTGCTCGCGCCCCTGCTGATCTGGTATGTCGGGGAGCGGAACCGGCTCAGCGCCGCCCTCGCCTTCGCGTTCCTCGGCGACGTCGCCCTGCTGCTCGACGGCCGGCCGGCCTTCCTGGCCGGGATGCTCTTCTTCCTCGGCGCCCAGCTCTGCTTCCTCACCGCGTTCCTGCGCCGCGCCCGGCCGCGGGTACCCGCCTTCGCCGCCTACGCGATCGTCTGGGCCGCCGTGAACGCGCTGCTCTGGAGCCGCCTCGGCGCCCTGCGCCTCCCCATCCTGATCTACAGCCTGGCCTTGGCCGCGATGGCCGCCGCAGCCGTCGGCGTCTCCCGCCGCACCGCCCTCGGCGGCGCCCTCTTCCTGCTCTCCGACCTGATGATCGGCGTCGGCGCCGCCGGTCTGCACCTCCCCGCCTCCGGCGTCCTGATCATGACCACCTACGCCGCCGCCCTCTATCTGATCGTCACCGGCTTCGCCGCCCGGAAACCCGATGTGGCGTACGCCCACAGCGCCTGA
- a CDS encoding helix-turn-helix domain-containing protein, whose translation MSIGDDAPFEPEPVGATLARMRRARRLTGTQLADMVRMSQPKISRLERGKGLPDPADVATVARALGADEAQIRDLVRRAEDAQDRMTDWRPTVSPLVSRQESLAEWEADTVEVRDFQPALLAGLLQTSGYAREALLSFQTLARPVDDEPAETAILPAVTARIRRQEVLGDPAKSFRFVITESVLRSQVCPPAEMLAQLSHLRALLARHSNVRFAVIPDEGPLAFPPLHGFTLLDDRLVLIDVYNTGLVSRGPTDVRHYHKVFELFEASATTDLGPLLDKHEARCIEQLTRRA comes from the coding sequence TTGTCGATCGGTGATGACGCCCCCTTCGAACCGGAGCCGGTCGGCGCCACCCTCGCCCGGATGCGCCGGGCCCGGCGGCTCACCGGTACCCAGCTGGCCGACATGGTCCGGATGAGCCAGCCGAAGATCTCCCGCCTGGAGCGCGGCAAGGGCCTGCCCGACCCGGCCGACGTGGCGACCGTGGCCCGGGCGCTCGGTGCCGACGAGGCGCAGATCAGGGATCTCGTCCGGCGGGCCGAGGACGCTCAGGACCGGATGACCGACTGGCGTCCGACGGTGTCGCCGCTGGTGAGCCGGCAGGAAAGCCTCGCGGAGTGGGAGGCGGACACCGTCGAGGTCCGCGACTTCCAGCCCGCCCTGCTCGCCGGTCTGCTGCAGACCAGCGGATATGCCCGCGAAGCCCTGCTCTCCTTCCAGACCCTGGCCCGGCCGGTGGACGACGAGCCGGCCGAGACCGCGATCCTGCCCGCTGTCACCGCGCGGATCCGGCGCCAGGAGGTGCTCGGCGATCCGGCCAAGTCGTTCCGGTTCGTCATCACCGAGTCGGTGCTGCGCAGCCAGGTGTGCCCGCCCGCCGAGATGCTGGCGCAGCTCAGTCACCTGCGCGCGCTGCTGGCCCGGCATTCGAACGTGCGGTTCGCCGTCATCCCCGACGAGGGGCCGCTGGCGTTCCCGCCGCTGCACGGGTTCACGCTGCTCGACGACCGGCTGGTCCTGATCGACGTGTACAACACCGGGCTGGTGTCCCGGGGGCCGACCGACGTGCGGCACTACCACAAGGTGTTCGAGCTGTTCGAGGCGTCCGCCACCACCGACCTCGGCCCGCTGCTGGACAAGCACGAGGCCCGCTGCATCGAGCAGCTCACCCGCCGCGCCTGA
- a CDS encoding FadR/GntR family transcriptional regulator, with product MDFDPAPRQSVSDHVFGQLRDAIVSGRYPAGDALPSERELAATFEVNRHAIREALRRLQQLGLVKVSQGGATRVLDWRATAGLDLAMALTTAEDVLPVETLARDVLEMRACIGADAARLCALRATPEAKRRVSDAVEAYAAAVPDLPTMRLADLALWRRIIEGSGNIAYLLAFNSLTAGTLAVGQVPAHLRTEEVLNVAAHRKLAALIEAGDAAEAEEAARGLLQAKETVR from the coding sequence ATGGATTTCGATCCCGCACCCCGGCAGTCCGTCTCCGACCACGTGTTCGGGCAGCTGCGCGACGCCATCGTGAGCGGCCGCTACCCGGCCGGCGACGCGCTGCCCAGCGAGCGTGAGCTCGCGGCGACCTTCGAGGTCAACCGGCACGCGATCCGGGAGGCACTGCGCCGGCTGCAGCAGCTCGGGCTGGTCAAGGTCAGCCAGGGCGGCGCCACCCGGGTGCTGGACTGGCGGGCCACCGCCGGGCTCGACCTGGCCATGGCGCTGACCACGGCCGAGGACGTGCTGCCCGTCGAGACCCTGGCCCGCGACGTGCTGGAGATGCGCGCCTGCATCGGCGCCGACGCCGCCCGGCTCTGTGCGCTGCGGGCGACGCCGGAGGCGAAACGACGGGTGAGCGACGCCGTGGAGGCCTACGCCGCCGCGGTTCCCGACCTGCCCACGATGCGACTGGCCGACCTCGCGCTGTGGCGGCGGATCATCGAGGGCTCCGGCAACATCGCGTACCTGTTGGCCTTCAACAGCCTCACCGCCGGGACGCTGGCGGTCGGGCAGGTGCCGGCCCACCTGCGTACCGAAGAAGTCCTGAACGTGGCCGCCCACCGCAAGCTCGCCGCCCTGATCGAGGCCGGCGACGCCGCCGAGGCCGAGGAGGCCGCGCGCGGCCTCCTGCAAGCGAAGGAGACCGTCCGATGA
- a CDS encoding TetR/AcrR family transcriptional regulator, with the protein MPDVPVAVRRPQRADARRNFDALLAAAREIFAEQSTDASLEEIARRAGVGIGTLYRNFPTRRDLFEAVYVEEISQLSAAAETVAELPPWDALRAWLDRFVGYVVTKRAVVDALNRDSELFQACRVTMYAAGEPLMARAREAGAVRADASFDDVLRMISGLVSGAFVDEAQRDRVLNFALDGIRARP; encoded by the coding sequence ATGCCTGACGTGCCGGTCGCGGTGCGGCGCCCGCAGCGGGCGGACGCGCGGCGCAACTTCGACGCGCTGCTCGCCGCGGCCCGGGAGATCTTCGCGGAGCAGAGCACCGACGCGTCGCTGGAGGAGATCGCCCGGCGGGCCGGCGTGGGCATCGGCACCCTGTACCGGAACTTTCCGACGCGGCGGGATCTGTTCGAGGCGGTGTACGTCGAGGAGATCAGCCAGTTGAGCGCGGCGGCCGAGACGGTGGCGGAGCTGCCGCCGTGGGACGCGCTGCGCGCCTGGCTGGACCGGTTCGTGGGTTACGTGGTGACCAAACGCGCCGTGGTGGACGCGCTGAACCGGGACTCGGAGCTGTTCCAGGCCTGCCGGGTCACCATGTACGCCGCCGGCGAGCCGCTGATGGCGCGGGCCCGGGAGGCCGGCGCGGTGCGCGCCGACGCCAGCTTCGACGACGTGCTGCGGATGATCTCCGGTCTGGTGTCCGGCGCGTTCGTCGACGAGGCGCAGCGTGACCGGGTGCTGAATTTCGCCCTCGACGGGATCCGCGCGCGGCCCTGA
- a CDS encoding MFS transporter: MPRLYQATPRVTFSVLAAAAAAFALMQSLVTPVLPTIQQDLHTSTGTVTWVLTAWLLAASVATPLMGRIADTIGKDRTLLVALAAIAVGCLLAAVAPNVTVLIVARVVQGLGAAVFPVSFGIIRDVYPPNRVSSAIGILAAVIASGSGLGIVLAGPIVGWLDWRWLFWIPMVAVTLVGIAAWRVIPPSPAGVRGRINWISAGLLAGWLVALLLPLSKGTTWGWTATRTVGSFALAVVFFAAWMVTELRSAEPLIDMRMMRLPAVWTTNLVSLLFGAAMFGVFAFVPQLMQVPSSTGYGFGASVTTAGLLMLPMMVTMAVFGSLSGPLTRWVGNKAQLLIGAGLGTLAALSLALAHHDRAVVAVTGAVFGIGLGLLYSSMINLIVQSVPMHQTGVASGMNTNIRTIGASIGTAVVSSVVTGHHGPQGLPAESGYTEAFLLLAAASAAAFLVALLVPARRAVTASPAPAPTTLPELTPVEV; the protein is encoded by the coding sequence ATGCCTCGACTTTATCAGGCGACCCCGCGAGTCACCTTCTCGGTGCTGGCCGCTGCCGCTGCCGCGTTCGCCCTCATGCAGTCCCTGGTCACCCCGGTGCTGCCGACCATCCAGCAGGACCTGCACACCAGCACCGGTACGGTCACCTGGGTGCTCACCGCCTGGCTGCTCGCCGCCTCGGTGGCCACCCCGCTGATGGGCCGGATCGCCGACACCATCGGCAAGGACCGCACCCTGCTCGTCGCGCTCGCCGCCATCGCGGTGGGCTGCCTGCTCGCCGCGGTCGCCCCGAACGTGACGGTCCTCATCGTGGCCCGCGTCGTGCAGGGCCTCGGCGCCGCTGTCTTCCCGGTCTCGTTCGGCATCATCCGGGACGTCTATCCGCCGAACCGGGTCTCCTCGGCGATCGGCATCCTCGCCGCGGTGATCGCCAGCGGCAGCGGGCTCGGCATCGTGCTGGCCGGCCCGATCGTCGGCTGGCTCGACTGGCGCTGGCTGTTCTGGATCCCGATGGTCGCCGTCACCCTGGTCGGCATCGCCGCCTGGCGCGTCATCCCGCCGTCCCCGGCCGGCGTGCGTGGACGGATCAACTGGATCTCCGCCGGGCTGCTGGCCGGCTGGCTGGTGGCCCTGCTGCTGCCGCTGAGCAAGGGCACCACCTGGGGCTGGACCGCCACGCGTACGGTCGGATCCTTTGCTCTCGCCGTGGTGTTCTTCGCCGCCTGGATGGTCACCGAGCTGCGCTCGGCCGAGCCACTGATCGACATGCGGATGATGCGCCTGCCCGCGGTCTGGACGACCAACCTGGTCTCGCTGCTGTTCGGCGCCGCGATGTTCGGCGTCTTCGCCTTCGTCCCGCAGCTCATGCAGGTCCCGTCCAGCACCGGCTACGGCTTCGGCGCCAGTGTCACCACCGCCGGCCTGCTGATGCTGCCGATGATGGTGACCATGGCGGTGTTCGGCTCGCTCAGCGGCCCGCTCACCCGCTGGGTCGGCAACAAGGCGCAGCTGCTCATCGGGGCGGGTCTCGGCACGCTGGCCGCGCTGAGTCTGGCGCTCGCCCACCACGACCGGGCCGTCGTCGCGGTCACCGGTGCGGTCTTCGGCATCGGCCTCGGCCTGCTCTACTCGTCGATGATCAATTTGATCGTGCAGAGCGTGCCGATGCACCAGACCGGCGTGGCGAGCGGCATGAACACCAACATCCGGACGATCGGCGCCTCGATCGGCACCGCCGTCGTCAGCTCCGTGGTGACCGGCCATCACGGCCCGCAGGGCCTGCCCGCCGAGTCCGGCTACACCGAGGCGTTCCTGCTGCTCGCGGCCGCCAGCGCCGCCGCCTTCCTGGTCGCCCTGCTGGTCCCGGCCCGGCGCGCCGTCACCGCGTCCCCGGCCCCCGCGCCGACGACCCTCCCGGAGCTCACTCCGGTCGAGGTCTGA